The genomic DNA GCTGCGCAAAGATCAGGAAAAGAAGGGTCGGGCAGTCTATCTTGAGCGGCTGACACAAGACATTATCGGCCTGTTTGACAATTACCCGAAAACTCAGTCACCTGAACAGCAAGGGTTATTCATGATCGGCTACTACCATCAGCGTAAAGATTTCTTCACTAAGAAAACTCAGGAGGGCTAAACAATGAACGCAATATCCAATCGTTACGAATTCGCACTGTTGTTTGACGTACAGAACGGTAATCCCAACGGTGATCCCGACGCCGGCAATACTCCGCGCGTTGATCCTGAAACCGGCCATGGGCTGGTGACCGACGTCTGTCTGAAGCGCAAGATCCGCAACCATGTCGCTCTCGCCAAAGAAGGTTCTGAAGGTTTCAATATCTACGTGCAGGAAAAAGCGGTGCTCAACCGCAGCAACGAGATGGCTTACAAACAGTTCGATCTGAAGCCTGAAGCGAAAAAGCTACCCAAAAAAATCGAAGACGCACAAAAAGTCACCGGCTGGATGTGCGCCAATTTCTACGATATTCGTAGCTTTGGTGCAGTTATGACCACTGAAGTCAACTGTGGCCAGGTGCGAGGACCAGTGCAGATTGCCTTTGCCAAAAGTGTCGATCCGATCCTTTCGCAGGAGATCAGCATTACCCGCATGGCAGTGACCAATGAAAAAGACCTGGAAAAAGAACGCACCATGGGGCGCAAGCACATCGTTCCTTATGGGCTGTATGTTGCTCAAGGCTTCATTTCCGCACCTCTGGCGGAAAAAACCGGATTCAGTGATGCGGATCTTGAATTGCTCTGGAACGCTCTAACCAACATGTTCGAGCATGATCGCTCCGCAGCTCGGGGAATAATGAGCAGCCAGAAACTGTTCGTTTTCAAACATCAGGATAAACTCGGCAACGCCCCCGCGCACAAACTCTTCGACCTGATCGACATCAAACGCAACGACCGCACCGAAGGTCCAGCGCGGTCGTTCAAGGA from Desulfuromonadaceae bacterium includes the following:
- the cas7c gene encoding type I-C CRISPR-associated protein Cas7/Csd2, with translation MNAISNRYEFALLFDVQNGNPNGDPDAGNTPRVDPETGHGLVTDVCLKRKIRNHVALAKEGSEGFNIYVQEKAVLNRSNEMAYKQFDLKPEAKKLPKKIEDAQKVTGWMCANFYDIRSFGAVMTTEVNCGQVRGPVQIAFAKSVDPILSQEISITRMAVTNEKDLEKERTMGRKHIVPYGLYVAQGFISAPLAEKTGFSDADLELLWNALTNMFEHDRSAARGIMSSQKLFVFKHQDKLGNAPAHKLFDLIDIKRNDRTEGPARSFKDYDVTVGTAPAGVEIIEKL